In the genome of Deinococcus budaensis, the window GCACGTCGAGCCTGCCTGCGTCCCGCACGATCTGGGCGAGGGCGGCGTCCACCGAATCCCGGGAGGACAGAGGACACGTCCAGTTCGGCGGTGCGCAGGTCCACTCCGGACTCGCGGGCGTAGGTCTGGGCGTCGCGGACAGCGCCTGCATTGCGCCCCTGGGTATCGCGCCCTGGGTACCGCGGATGCCCACGTAGACGACGTGGCCCGCCTTCGCCCCGCTGCCAGCGCACGCGCCGTGAACGCCCCGAAGCCGCTGCTCGCCCCGCTGAGGCTCGCCCCGCTGAGGACGATGCTCTCGGGCAGCTCAGATCGCCCCCCCGTTGACCCGAATGACCTGACCGTTGATCCAGCGCCCCGGCCCGGCCAGGAACGACACCACCTCGGCGATGTCCCCCGGGGTGCCCAGGCGCTCCAGCGGGTTCATCTTCGCCAGCCGCTCGACGGTGGCCTCATCCTTTCCGTCCAGGAACAGGTCGGTGGCGACAGGGCCGGGGGCCACCGCGTTCACGGTGATGTCGCGGCCCCGCAGCTCCTTGGAGAGGATGCGGGTCAGGGCGTCCACCGCCCCCTTGCTGGCGGCGTAGGGCGCGTAGGTGGGCAGCGCCAGTTCGACGACCGAGCTGGAGAGATTGATGACCGCGCCGCCCGCGCGCACCCGGCGGGCCGCCTGCCGGTTCACCAGGAAGGTGCCCCGGACGTTGACCCGGTGCAGCCGGTCGAAGTCGTCCACCTGAAACTCGGCCAGCGGTTTCAGGCGCATGATGCCCGCCGCGTGCACCACGACATCGACGCCGCCGTAGGTCTGCTCGGCGGTGGTGAAGAGGGCCTCGGCGGCCCCCTCGTCGGACACCTCGGCCCGGACGGCGGTGACGGTTCCACCGGCGGCTTGAAGGGCGGCCACGGTCTCCTGCGCTTCCCGGTCGTTGCTGGCGTAGGCGATGATGACCGCCAGGCCGTCGGCGGCGAGGCGCTCGGCGCTCTGGCGCCCGATGCCGCGCGAGCCGCCGGTGACGATGGCGACGCGGCGGGGCGCAGTGGGAGTGGTCATGGAACGTTCCTCCAAAAATGAGAGTGACGGAACCCGGCCCAGTGCCAGGGCCAACGGGTCAGGTGACGAACCCGCAGGAACGCGAGAAAGGGCAGTCTCCCCTGTTCCTGCCCAGCTACTTTCCTGCGAAACCTGCCTCCTCCAATAGGGCGTTGCTGGAGAAAACTTGCCTGATTCTGCAAATCGGGGCGCGGCAAGGTGGGGTAATGCGCGGTGAGAGCCTGTCAGGGCAGGCAGAATGGCGGGCGTGTCCGCTTCTCCTGCCCCCCGGACCCAGCCTGCTCCGCCACCGACCCTGACCGGGGTGCTGACCCGTCACGCGACCGGGCCGGGCCTGCAAGCCACCCCCGTGCCCGGGCTGCACCTGTACCGGGCGGGGGGGGCGTCGGAGCCGGTGCACACGGTCTATACGCCCTCGGTGTGTCTGGTCGCGCAGGGCCGCAAGCTCGTGCAGCAGGGGGAAACGTCGCTGACGTACGGCCCCGAGGACCTGCTCCTCGTCTCGGTCAGCCTTCCGCTCACCGCCCGAATTCTCGAGGCGTCGCCCGAAAAGCCCTACCTCGCGCTGCACGTGGACCTCGACCCGGCCCTGATCGCGGCCCTGGCGGTGGAGTTTCCAGAGGCGGCGCCGGGTGGGGGGAGCCAGTCCGGCCTGGTGGTGACCGCCCTCGAACCGCTGGTTCAAGACGCCGTGCTGCGGCTCGTTCGCCTGCTGGACAGGCCGGAGCACATTCCCGCGCTGGCCCCCCTGATCCTGCGTGAACTCTGTTACCTGCTGCTGGTCGGCCCCGAGGGGGGGCGGCTGCGGGCGATGGTGCAGGCGGCCGGGCAGACGGGCCGGATCGCCAGGGCCGTTGAGCGCCTGGTGCGGGAGTATGACCGGCCCCTGCGGGTCGAACAGCTGGCGCGGGACGTGCACATGAGCGTGTCGGGCTTTCACCATCACTTCAAGGCGGTGACGGCCCTGAGTCCCCTCCAGTTTCAGAAGCGGGTGCGGCTTCAGGAGGCGCGCCGGTTGCTGCTGGGCCGGGCGGTGGACGTGACCCGCGCGGGCGCCCGGGTCGGGTACGACAGTCCGTCGCAGTTCAGCCGGGAGTATCGCCGCCTCTTCGGAGCGTCGCCCCGGGAGGATGTCGCGCGCTGGCAGGCGAACGATCTCCCCAGGACGCCGCAAACCCGGTGACACCGGGCCTCCTCTCCGTGCTGACGCCAGCTGCCCCCGGCCCAGCCGTGCGGTCGGGAGACGAAGCCCCGGTCACCCCAGAAACCCCAGTCACCCCAACGGACAGCCCCCTTTGACAGAGCGGGCGTCGCCCGTCATACTTACCATTGATAGAATTTCTACAGGAGGCAGAATGACGGCGCAGGCCAGGAGGGCGAGGCAGAAACAGGCGACGCGGGAGGGCATCTTGCGGGCGGCCCTGACCATCGGCGAGCAGGAGGGCTGGCCGGCGGTCACCATCCGCCGCATTGCCGACGCGGTGGAGTACACCTCGCCCATCATCTACCAGTACTTCGCCAGCAAGGAGGCCGCCCTGCAAGCGGTCATGGCGCAGGGCTACGAACGGCTGCGCCTCGCCTTGCAGGCCGCCGGGGCCGAACCCGACCCCGAGCGGCGGCTGCGCGAACTGTGCCGGGCGTACCTGCGTTTCGCGCAGGACCACCCTGCCCTCTATGAACTGATGACCGGCCTCGGGGGGGTCCGGCTGGACGGCCGTGCCCGCCATCAGGCCGCCTCGGGGGTGGTCCGCCTGACCCTGGAGACCATCGAGGCGTGGGCGCGGCACCGGGGGGTCTCGCTGCCCGACTCCCTGGCCGCCAGCGAGACCGCCTGGGGCGTCTTGCACGGGATGGCGACGCTCGGTCTGCTGGAGGACATCGGCTTCGAGCGCGCCCGGGTCCTGGCCGAGAACGCTGTCTCCGCGCTGCTGCGAAGCTGGGAGGCTCCCATGGCCTGATTTTTTTGCCCTCCTTATCTATCATCGGTAGAAGAATTACCGTTGAAAACGTCCACACGACCCCTCGCCGTTCCCCTGAGGAGACCCCATGACCCCCACTGACCTGCATGTCGTCCTCGGCGCTGGCCCTGCCGGCACCACCCTGAGCACCGAACTCGCCCGCCGGGGCCACCGGGTCCGCCTGGTGGACCGCCGCGACGACCCCCCGGTGCCCGCCGGGGTCGAGCACGTCCGCGCGGACCTGAGCGACGCGGACGCCGCCACCTCGGCCACCCGGGGCGCCTCGGTGATCTACCACTGCGTGAACGTCGCCTACCACCTGCAACCCCGCCTCCTGCCCGGCCTCGGTGAGGCCATTCTGACGGCCGCCGAACGTCAGGGGGCGCGGCTGGTCGTGCTGGACACCCTGTACCCCTACGGGGAGGCGAACGGCGAGTCCCTCACCGAGGACACGCCCTGGGCAGCCACGACCGTCAAGGGCAGGCTGCGGGCCGACCTCGACCGGCGCTACCTGCGGGCGCACGAGGAGGGCCGGGTGCGGGTGGTCGCCGGTCGCTCGGCAGACTTCTACGGTCCCGGCGTGCTGAACTCGACCCTGGGGGGAGCGGTGTTTCCGGCCGCCCTGACCGGCGGTGAAGTCCTCACGCTGCTCGACACGAGTCTGCCGCACAGCTACACCTACATCCGCGACGTGGCGCGGGGGCTGGCGACCCTGGGCGAGCGCCCCGAGGGCGACGGGCGCATCTGGCACCTGCCGACCGTCCCGGCCCGCTCCACCGACGAGGTGCTCGAACTGGTCGCCCGCGCCGTGGGCCGCCCCCTCCGGGTTCACAACCTGCGGCGCGCCGAGGCCTATGGCCCCTTCGACCAGACCTTTATGGACAGCTACGCGGAGATGCTCTACCAGCACCGGATTCCGCAGAACATGGTCTCCACCGCCTTTGAGCACCAGTTCGGCGTCTTTCCAACCCCGCTGGAAGAGGGCATTGCGCAAACCTTGGCGTGGTACCGGGAAGTGCTGGCCGGGCAGTGGGCGGCGCCCCAGCGCGCGGATCGTTCGGGACCCAACCCCACCGCGTAGGGCTGCGGGAGGGCGAGTTCTTGGCTCGCAGAGGCCATCGGTGCGCCGGATGAAGGGCGCACCGATGGTGTTCTCTCTCCCGCCGACTGGGCAGACACTCAGGGCAACCCCGACGCAGGCCCGGGCAGTCTCCTGGAGGGGCACGGCCCACCGAAGCCGGTCGGCGAGGGCACAGGATACCGGCCGTGGTCAGTCTGCCTCCAGCACCTGACCCCCTGCGGGCATGACCGGGAATGGACGTGCTCAGCGCCGTTCGTAAGACACTCGGCCGTGTCGTATCCCCGAACACCGGGAGAGGGTACGTTCGGCCAGCGGCGGAAAGCGAATGAACTGTTGACGCTGGGCCGTCGTCCAGCAGCGAACTCCGCTCAGGAGGAACTCTGGAAGTAGTGACCCTGGTCCAGATCCTCCAGCAGTCCCGGCTGGGTCGGCTGCCAGCCCAGCAGCTCGCGGGTCAGTGCGCTGGAGGCCGGGGCGTCGGCGGCCAGAAAGCGGGCCAGCCACCCGAAGTGACCGGCGGCCTCCCCGGCCGGGACCGAGACCACCGG includes:
- a CDS encoding SDR family oxidoreductase, whose amino-acid sequence is MTTPTAPRRVAIVTGGSRGIGRQSAERLAADGLAVIIAYASNDREAQETVAALQAAGGTVTAVRAEVSDEGAAEALFTTAEQTYGGVDVVVHAAGIMRLKPLAEFQVDDFDRLHRVNVRGTFLVNRQAARRVRAGGAVINLSSSVVELALPTYAPYAASKGAVDALTRILSKELRGRDITVNAVAPGPVATDLFLDGKDEATVERLAKMNPLERLGTPGDIAEVVSFLAGPGRWINGQVIRVNGGAI
- a CDS encoding AraC family transcriptional regulator N-terminal domain-containing protein, with product MSASPAPRTQPAPPPTLTGVLTRHATGPGLQATPVPGLHLYRAGGASEPVHTVYTPSVCLVAQGRKLVQQGETSLTYGPEDLLLVSVSLPLTARILEASPEKPYLALHVDLDPALIAALAVEFPEAAPGGGSQSGLVVTALEPLVQDAVLRLVRLLDRPEHIPALAPLILRELCYLLLVGPEGGRLRAMVQAAGQTGRIARAVERLVREYDRPLRVEQLARDVHMSVSGFHHHFKAVTALSPLQFQKRVRLQEARRLLLGRAVDVTRAGARVGYDSPSQFSREYRRLFGASPREDVARWQANDLPRTPQTR
- a CDS encoding TetR/AcrR family transcriptional regulator yields the protein MTAQARRARQKQATREGILRAALTIGEQEGWPAVTIRRIADAVEYTSPIIYQYFASKEAALQAVMAQGYERLRLALQAAGAEPDPERRLRELCRAYLRFAQDHPALYELMTGLGGVRLDGRARHQAASGVVRLTLETIEAWARHRGVSLPDSLAASETAWGVLHGMATLGLLEDIGFERARVLAENAVSALLRSWEAPMA
- a CDS encoding NAD-dependent epimerase/dehydratase family protein translates to MTPTDLHVVLGAGPAGTTLSTELARRGHRVRLVDRRDDPPVPAGVEHVRADLSDADAATSATRGASVIYHCVNVAYHLQPRLLPGLGEAILTAAERQGARLVVLDTLYPYGEANGESLTEDTPWAATTVKGRLRADLDRRYLRAHEEGRVRVVAGRSADFYGPGVLNSTLGGAVFPAALTGGEVLTLLDTSLPHSYTYIRDVARGLATLGERPEGDGRIWHLPTVPARSTDEVLELVARAVGRPLRVHNLRRAEAYGPFDQTFMDSYAEMLYQHRIPQNMVSTAFEHQFGVFPTPLEEGIAQTLAWYREVLAGQWAAPQRADRSGPNPTA